One region of Thunnus albacares chromosome 8, fThuAlb1.1, whole genome shotgun sequence genomic DNA includes:
- the LOC122987369 gene encoding phospholipase A and acyltransferase 4-like, with protein sequence MALLGNLNSILSQTTSRQIDQSVSTAESGDLIEFVTPWSGLSLWGVYVGEGLVVHFGVGDENMTQKACRSFLQQMAPKSKSDHVLKKTRINEQLITDIKVPPGTRIRVNNDEHNLVPSPQETMRHRWETFLHQEFKYDLMNFNSEHFATFVRYGHAVCNQIPFKKKNEAHVDTTQTLQMIIEQRIETQT encoded by the exons ATGGCCCTTTTGGGGAATTTGAACAGTATTCTCTCCCAGACGACATCCCGACAG aTTGATCAGAGTGTGTCCACAGCAGAGAGTGGAGACTTGATTGAATTTGTGACCCCGTGGTCGGGATTGTCTCTTTGGGGAGTTTATGTTGGAGAAGGCCTTGTTGTCCATTTTGGAGTGGGAG ATGAGAACATGACACAGAAAGCATGCCGCAGCTTCCTTCAACAAATGGCTCCAAAGTCGAAAAGTGATCATGTTCTGAAGAAGACCAGGATCAACGAGCAGCTCATCACGGACATCAAAGTGCCTCCAGGAACCCGCATCAGGGTCAACAACGACGAGCACAATCTGGTTCCATCTCCACAGGAGACGATGAGGCATCGCTGGGAGACTTTTCTGCACCAGGAATTCAAATACGACCTGATGAACTTCAACAGCGAGCATTTCGCCACGTTCGTTCGATATGGCCACGCCGTGTGCAACCAG attccctttaaaaaaaaaaacgaagcCCATGTGGACACAACTCAAACTCTGCAAATGATAATTGAGCAACGGATCGAGACACAAACATGA
- the alg2 gene encoding alpha-1,3/1,6-mannosyltransferase ALG2 isoform X1 has product MQLDDHNHRFPNLDKLCWCVSRMARVVFLHPDLGIGGAERLVVDAAVALKSQGCSVQIWTAHYDPTHCFSETLDPDLPVVCVGDWLPTSVFGYLHALCAYLRMIYVALYLVFLSGEEYDVIFCDQVSVCIPVLRLSRHRKKVLFYCHFPDQLLTQRKSALKKLYRAPIDLLEERTTGMADMILVNSQFTAGIFRETFHSLRGVQTDVLYPSLNTRTFDQPSTEAQGLEGLLPEGTSCLFLSLNRYERKKNLGLALEALAALRSSLPPGQRAGIHLVVAGGYDDRVTENVQHYAELKELAAQLHLDDCVTFLRSPSDSLKVALLRESAAVLYTPSREHFGIVPVEAMYCCCPVIAVNSGGPLESVADGETGFLCEPTAEAFSKAMERLVREPQLRRDMGQAGRRRVQDKFSLQAFSDQLYGYIVKLSK; this is encoded by the exons ATGCAGCTAGACGATCATAATCACAGGTTTCCAAACTTGGACAAG CTCTGTTGGTGTGTGTCCAGGATGGCGCGGGTGGTGTTTCTCCATCCAGATTTGGGTATAGGCGGAGCGGAGCGTCTGGTGGTTGATGCTGCTGTCGCTCTGAAGTCTCAGGGCTGTAGTGTCCAGATCTGGACGGCTCATTACGACCCAACACACTGCTTCTCTGAGACACTGGACCCAGACCTGCCTGtg GTATGTGTGGGTGACTGGCTACCCACCAGTGTGTTTGGTTACCTGCATGCCCTTTGTGCTTACCTGAGGATGATCTACGTGGCCCTCTACCTGGTCTTTCTCAGTGGGGAGGAGTATGACGTCATCTTCTGTGACCAG GTATCAGTGTGTATCCCGGTGCTGAGACTGTCTCGTCACAGGAAGAAGGTTTTGTTCTACTGTCACTTCCCCGACCAGCTGCTGACCCAGAGGAAATCAGCCCTGAAGAAGCTTTACCGCGCTCCCATCGACTTGCTGGAGGAACGCACAACTGGCATGGCTGATATG ATTCTGGTAAACAGCCAGTTCACCGCGGGCATCTTCAGGGAGACCTTTCATAGTCTAAGAGGAGTCCAGACAGATGTCCTCTATCCTTCCCTCAACACGCGTACCTTTGACCAGCCATCTACTGAAGCACAAGGCCTGGAAGGGCTGCTCCCTGAGGGAACCTCctgcctgtttctctctctgaaccGATATGAGCGAAAGAAGAATCTGGGCCTGGCTCTGGAGGCCCTGGCGGCCTTGAGGAGCAGCCTCCCTCCAGGCCAGAGAGCAGGCATTCACCTGGTGGTGGCGGGGGGCTACGATGACCGCGTTACTGAGAACGTTCAACATTATGCTGAACTGAAAGAGCTAGCAGCGCAGCTCCACTTGGACGATTGTGTCACTTTTCTGCGTTCCCCTTCTGATTCACTGAAGGTGGCGCTGCTGCGGGAAAGCGCCGCGGTGCTGTACACCCCGAGCAGAGAGCATTTTGGGATAGTTCCCGTAGAGGCCATGTACTGCTGCTGCCCTGTTATTGCGGTGAACTCCGGGGGGCCCCTGGAGAGCGTGGCAGACGGGGAGACGGGGTTTCTGTGCGAGCCCACGGCAGAGGCCTTTTCTAAGGCCATGGAGAGGCTTGTCAGGGAGCCGCAGCTCCGCAGGGACATGGGACAagctgggaggaggagggtacAAGATAAGTTCTCTCTTCAGGCCTTCTCAGACCAGCTGTATGGGTACATTGTCAAACTGAGCAAGTGA
- the alg2 gene encoding alpha-1,3/1,6-mannosyltransferase ALG2 isoform X2, with protein sequence MARVVFLHPDLGIGGAERLVVDAAVALKSQGCSVQIWTAHYDPTHCFSETLDPDLPVVCVGDWLPTSVFGYLHALCAYLRMIYVALYLVFLSGEEYDVIFCDQVSVCIPVLRLSRHRKKVLFYCHFPDQLLTQRKSALKKLYRAPIDLLEERTTGMADMILVNSQFTAGIFRETFHSLRGVQTDVLYPSLNTRTFDQPSTEAQGLEGLLPEGTSCLFLSLNRYERKKNLGLALEALAALRSSLPPGQRAGIHLVVAGGYDDRVTENVQHYAELKELAAQLHLDDCVTFLRSPSDSLKVALLRESAAVLYTPSREHFGIVPVEAMYCCCPVIAVNSGGPLESVADGETGFLCEPTAEAFSKAMERLVREPQLRRDMGQAGRRRVQDKFSLQAFSDQLYGYIVKLSK encoded by the exons ATGGCGCGGGTGGTGTTTCTCCATCCAGATTTGGGTATAGGCGGAGCGGAGCGTCTGGTGGTTGATGCTGCTGTCGCTCTGAAGTCTCAGGGCTGTAGTGTCCAGATCTGGACGGCTCATTACGACCCAACACACTGCTTCTCTGAGACACTGGACCCAGACCTGCCTGtg GTATGTGTGGGTGACTGGCTACCCACCAGTGTGTTTGGTTACCTGCATGCCCTTTGTGCTTACCTGAGGATGATCTACGTGGCCCTCTACCTGGTCTTTCTCAGTGGGGAGGAGTATGACGTCATCTTCTGTGACCAG GTATCAGTGTGTATCCCGGTGCTGAGACTGTCTCGTCACAGGAAGAAGGTTTTGTTCTACTGTCACTTCCCCGACCAGCTGCTGACCCAGAGGAAATCAGCCCTGAAGAAGCTTTACCGCGCTCCCATCGACTTGCTGGAGGAACGCACAACTGGCATGGCTGATATG ATTCTGGTAAACAGCCAGTTCACCGCGGGCATCTTCAGGGAGACCTTTCATAGTCTAAGAGGAGTCCAGACAGATGTCCTCTATCCTTCCCTCAACACGCGTACCTTTGACCAGCCATCTACTGAAGCACAAGGCCTGGAAGGGCTGCTCCCTGAGGGAACCTCctgcctgtttctctctctgaaccGATATGAGCGAAAGAAGAATCTGGGCCTGGCTCTGGAGGCCCTGGCGGCCTTGAGGAGCAGCCTCCCTCCAGGCCAGAGAGCAGGCATTCACCTGGTGGTGGCGGGGGGCTACGATGACCGCGTTACTGAGAACGTTCAACATTATGCTGAACTGAAAGAGCTAGCAGCGCAGCTCCACTTGGACGATTGTGTCACTTTTCTGCGTTCCCCTTCTGATTCACTGAAGGTGGCGCTGCTGCGGGAAAGCGCCGCGGTGCTGTACACCCCGAGCAGAGAGCATTTTGGGATAGTTCCCGTAGAGGCCATGTACTGCTGCTGCCCTGTTATTGCGGTGAACTCCGGGGGGCCCCTGGAGAGCGTGGCAGACGGGGAGACGGGGTTTCTGTGCGAGCCCACGGCAGAGGCCTTTTCTAAGGCCATGGAGAGGCTTGTCAGGGAGCCGCAGCTCCGCAGGGACATGGGACAagctgggaggaggagggtacAAGATAAGTTCTCTCTTCAGGCCTTCTCAGACCAGCTGTATGGGTACATTGTCAAACTGAGCAAGTGA